A genome region from Oenanthe melanoleuca isolate GR-GAL-2019-014 chromosome 2, OMel1.0, whole genome shotgun sequence includes the following:
- the PP2D1 gene encoding LOW QUALITY PROTEIN: protein phosphatase 2C-like domain-containing protein 1 (The sequence of the model RefSeq protein was modified relative to this genomic sequence to represent the inferred CDS: inserted 2 bases in 1 codon; deleted 5 bases in 3 codons; substituted 2 bases at 2 genomic stop codons) has translation MTLKPELRKHKWEQVSSQAQSQVLAVPKFYTAKFSETHRQINYSLEFLVDNPHSHCDLANINNPGTSKKGNNYLIKALLICXDKNSTWQRDMEDRFIVLDNHESRSDTCFLEILDGCHGVTATETIVAKLPLLFLEQLSHIDSSYKNKNKEQILDFFLPLQVIKADYREKEKKQAMRRPTRPVLSRKCTMKMYAKSFXRMXRFLQPGRNEVSKVHCSSVVKIIPSEEMDGTGEERKHPENNTHSPLARTAKGVTGLLHIAIIGKYISIFHARIFFPLHPIMKKKPKNNQKNLKA, from the exons ATGACTCTGAAACCTGAGCTGAGGAAGCACAAGTGGGAGCAGGTGAGCTCACAAGCTCAG AGTCAGGTCCTTGCAGTACCTAAATTCTACACTGCTAAATTCTCTGAGACACACAGGCAGATTAATTATTCACTTGAATTCCTTGTGGATAATCCACACTCC CACTGTGATCTTGCCAATATCAACAATCCTGGTACTTctaagaaaggaaataattatttaataaaagcaTTACTGATTTGCTAAGATAAAAATTCCACATGGCAG AGAGACATGGAAGACAGGTTTATTGTGCTGGACAACCATGAAAGTAGGTCAGATACATGCTTTCTGGAGATTCTTGATGGCTGTCACGGTGTGACAGCTACAGAAACAATTGTAGCAAAGCTTCCACTTTTATTTCTTGAACAGCTTTCTCACATAGATTCCtcctacaaaaacaaaaacaaagagcaaattctagattttttt ttgccgCTTCAAGTAATCAAGGCAGATTatagagaaaaagagaaaaaacaggcaATGAGGAGACCAACAAGACCAGTCTTGTCAAGAAAGTGTACCATGAAAATGTATGCCAAGTCCTTTTGAAGAAT CAGATTTTTACAGCCGGGAAGGAATGAGGTTTCCAAAGTTCACTGCAGTTCAGTGGTAAAAATAATTCCTAGTGAAGAGATGGATGGCActggggaggaaagaaaacatcctGAAAACAACACACATAGTCCATTAGCCAGGACAGCTAAAGGCGTTACTGGGCTACTGCACATTGCTATTATAGGTAAGTATATAAGTATATTCCAtgccaggatttttttcccccttcatccaattatgaaaaaaaaaccaaaaaacaaccaaaaaaaccttaAAGCATAA